A single window of Serinus canaria isolate serCan28SL12 chromosome 14, serCan2020, whole genome shotgun sequence DNA harbors:
- the LOC103817568 gene encoding palmitoyltransferase ZDHHC4 isoform X7, giving the protein MDFLTLFLAYLCSVLALAALLCLCSARKESFLTRSITRASQVLSLVVPRQLQRVTQQALHRLFHTRSCLFVVLHVALQAAVFGEYTWEVFVYCWELQFHLLLLLLPYLLLAGNLGCFLLCSRANPGTVTKSNAASLAKVYAYDGVLFQRGLVCPTCTVEKPARSKHCSVCRTCVHRFDHHCVWVNNCIGAGNAGLFLLYLLSLTATAGAVAAVTAAFLIQVLLLSNVMHGTYLDAQGQEQPVEIPLLVQVSPCCATFGSHSADRNRVLFPQHGDRLQGLGTDCRVWDRLQGLGTDCRAWDRLQGLGQTAGLGTDCRVWDRLQGLGQTAGFGDRLQGLGQTAGLGDRLQGLGTDCRGLGQTAGFGTDCRVLGDRLQGLGQTAGFQLFYT; this is encoded by the exons ATGGACTTCCTGACGCTCTTCCTGGCGTACCTGTGCTCCGTGCTCGCCCTcgctgccctgctgtgcctctgctcgGCAAGGAAGGAGAGCTTCCTCACGAGGAGCATCACCAGGGCCAGCCAG GTGCTGTCACTGGTggtccccaggcagctgcagagggtgACACAGCAGGCTCTGCACAGGCTCTTCCACACGAG gagctgtttgttTGTGGTCCTGCACGtggccctgcaggctgcagtcTTTGGGGAGTACACCTGGGAGGTGTTTGTGtactgctgggagctgcagttccacctcctcctgctgctcctgccctacctgctgctggctggcaaCCTGGgctgcttcctgctctgctcccggGCCAACCCTG GGACAGTGACGAAATCCAATGCTGCATCCCTGGCTAAGGTCTATGCCTATGATGGGGTGTTGTTCCAGAGAGGCCTCGTGTGTCCCACGTGCACCGTGGAGAAACCAGCCAGGTCCAAGCACTGCA GTGTCTGCAGGACGTGTGTGCATCGCTTTGACCACCACTGCGTGTGGGTGAACAACTGCATCGGGGCTGGCAACGCGGGCCTGTTCCTGCTGTACCTGCTGTCCCTGACGGCCACCGCCGGCGCCGTGGCTGCTGTCACGGCTGCCTTCCTcatccaggtgctgctgctctccaacGTCATGCACGGCACCTACCTGgatgcacagggacaggagcagcccGTGGAGATCCCCCTCCTCGTTCAGGTCAGTCCGTGCTGTGCAACGTTCGGCTCGCACTCTGCTGACAGGAACCGTGTCCTGTTCCCCCAGCACGGGGACAgactgcagg GCTTGGGGACAGACTGCAGGGTTTGGGACAGACtgcagggcttggggacagACTGCAGGGCTTGGGACAGACTGCAGGGCTTGGGACAGACTGCAGGGCTTGGGACAgactgcagg GTTTGGGACAGACTGCAGGGTTTGGGACAgactgcagggtttggggacagACTGCAGGGCTTGGGACAGACtgcagggcttggggacagactgcagggcttggggacagactgcagg GGTTTGGGACAGACTGCAGGGTTTGGGACAGACTGCAGGGTTCTTGGGGACAGACTGCAGGGCTTGGGACAGACTGCAGGGTTTCAGCTGTTCTATACATAA
- the LOC103817568 gene encoding palmitoyltransferase ZDHHC4 isoform X1 produces MDFLTLFLAYLCSVLALAALLCLCSARKESFLTRSITRASQVLSLVVPRQLQRVTQQALHRLFHTRSCLFVVLHVALQAAVFGEYTWEVFVYCWELQFHLLLLLLPYLLLAGNLGCFLLCSRANPGTVTKSNAASLAKVYAYDGVLFQRGLVCPTCTVEKPARSKHCSVCRTCVHRFDHHCVWVNNCIGAGNAGLFLLYLLSLTATAGAVAAVTAAFLIQVLLLSNVMHGTYLDAQGQEQPVEIPLLVQVSPCCATFGSHSADRNRVLFPQHGDRLQGLGTDCRLGTDCRLGDRLQGLGQTAGLGDRLQGLGQTAGLGTDCRAWDRLQGLGQTAGFGTDCRVWGQTAGLGTDCRAWGQTAGLGDRLQGLGQTAGFGTDCRAWGQTAGLGDRLQGLGQTAGFGTDCRVLGDRLQGLGQTAGFQLFYT; encoded by the exons ATGGACTTCCTGACGCTCTTCCTGGCGTACCTGTGCTCCGTGCTCGCCCTcgctgccctgctgtgcctctgctcgGCAAGGAAGGAGAGCTTCCTCACGAGGAGCATCACCAGGGCCAGCCAG GTGCTGTCACTGGTggtccccaggcagctgcagagggtgACACAGCAGGCTCTGCACAGGCTCTTCCACACGAG gagctgtttgttTGTGGTCCTGCACGtggccctgcaggctgcagtcTTTGGGGAGTACACCTGGGAGGTGTTTGTGtactgctgggagctgcagttccacctcctcctgctgctcctgccctacctgctgctggctggcaaCCTGGgctgcttcctgctctgctcccggGCCAACCCTG GGACAGTGACGAAATCCAATGCTGCATCCCTGGCTAAGGTCTATGCCTATGATGGGGTGTTGTTCCAGAGAGGCCTCGTGTGTCCCACGTGCACCGTGGAGAAACCAGCCAGGTCCAAGCACTGCA GTGTCTGCAGGACGTGTGTGCATCGCTTTGACCACCACTGCGTGTGGGTGAACAACTGCATCGGGGCTGGCAACGCGGGCCTGTTCCTGCTGTACCTGCTGTCCCTGACGGCCACCGCCGGCGCCGTGGCTGCTGTCACGGCTGCCTTCCTcatccaggtgctgctgctctccaacGTCATGCACGGCACCTACCTGgatgcacagggacaggagcagcccGTGGAGATCCCCCTCCTCGTTCAGGTCAGTCCGTGCTGTGCAACGTTCGGCTCGCACTCTGCTGACAGGAACCGTGTCCTGTTCCCCCAGCACGGGGACAgactgcagggtttggggacagACTGCAGGCTTGGGACAGACTGCAGGCTTGGGGACAGACTGCAGGGTTTGGGACAGACtgcagggcttggggacagACTGCAGGGCTTGGGACAGACTGCAGGGCTTGGGACAGACTGCAGGGCTTGGGACAgactgcagg GTTTGGGACAGACTGCAGGGTTTGGGACAgactgcagggtttggggacagACTGCAGGGCTTGGGACAGACtgcagggcttggggacagactgcagggcttggggacagactgcagggtttgggacagactgcagggtttgggacagactgcagggcttggggacagactgcagggcttggggacagACTGCAGGGTTTGGGACAGACTGCAGGGTTTGGGACAGACTGCAGGGTTCTTGGGGACAGACTGCAGGGCTTGGGACAGACTGCAGGGTTTCAGCTGTTCTATACATAA